One part of the Pithys albifrons albifrons isolate INPA30051 chromosome 21, PitAlb_v1, whole genome shotgun sequence genome encodes these proteins:
- the PSPH gene encoding phosphoserine phosphatase, producing the protein MAQDTVQYSHSEKDFILSPHSKKAPKRMASLMEMKEIFRSADAVCFDVDSTVIREEGIDELAKFCGVGDAVAEMTRRAMGGTVTFKAALTARLGLIRPSYEQVQKLISDNPPQLTPGIRELVSRLHQRGVQVFLVSGGFQSIVEHVALQLNIPTANVFANRLKFYFNGEYAGFDETQPTAESGGKGKVITHLKEQFQFKKVVMIGDGATDMEACPPGDCFIGFGGNVIRKQVKEKAKWYITHFDELLKELEER; encoded by the exons ATGGCTCAGGACACAGTGCAGTACTCCCACTCAGAGAAAGACTTTATCTTGTCCCCGCACAGTAAGAAGGCTCCCAAAAGGATGGCGTCCCTCATGGAGATGAAGGAGATCTTCCGCAGCGCCGACGCCGTGTGCTTCGACGTGGACAGCACCGTCATCAGGGAGGAGGGCATCGACGAGCTCGCCAAGTTCTGCGGCGTGGGCGACGCCGTGGCGGAGAT GACCCGCAGGGCCATGGGTGGAACTGTGACATTCAAAGCAGCTTTAACGGCACGACTTGGCCTCATCCGTCCCTCCTACGAACAAGTGCAGAAATTAATATCTGACAACCCACCTCAGCTCACACCAGGAATAAG GGAGTTGGTGAGCAGACTCCACCAACGAGGGGTTCAGGTCTTCCTGGTGTCTGGGGGGTTCCAGAGCATCGTGGAACACGTGGCCCTGCAGCTCAACATCCCCACAGCAAATGTCTTTGCCAACAGGctcaagttttattttaatg GAGAATACGCAGGATTTGATGAAACACAACCAACAGCTGAATCAGGGGGCAAAGGAAAGGTTATTACTCATCTGAAAGAACAGTTCCAGTTTAAGAAAGTAGTTATGATTGGAGATGGAGCCACAGACATGGAAGCCTGCCCCCCTGGT GATTGTTTCATTGGATTTGGAGGAAATGTAATCAGAAAGCAAGtaaaggagaaagcaaaatgGTACATCACCCACTTTGATGAGTTGCTAAAGGAACTGGAGGAGCGATAA